ctgagcctgaagctcagTGATTTGACTAAACTGTCTGGCTAGCATCCTGCCTCCTGCAGGCACTGAAATCAACAGGCTCGCACTTCCTAGCCTGGCTTTcccacgggtgctgggaattggactcaggtgGTTGAGCATGTAGTCTGCAGATACTTCGCAGACTGACTGGGCCATTCTTCAGCCCCTCCTGTCTTTTCGGATTCCTCTGCTGGATGCCAGTCTGTAGAAGTCACACACGACATCCCATGAACGTAGTCCACACACAGTGACTGccacaaaaagaaaaccagacaaCTCCAACTTGGGCAAAGGACTTAAATGGCCTTGTCTTTTTCTTGCAAAGATATGCAAGTGTCTATAAACACACGAAAAATTGTTCAAAAATCACTTGGAGAAATATAGAACAAAGCTACATTCGATATCTGCCTGATACACACCTGATTTTTCACTGTCACTATAGATGGTAATTATGTAAAGAAATTAGAGCATTTTTGCTTTGTCTCTGGAAATGTAAAATGCTACAGCTACTATGTTcctcataaaataaatgatagaattTCTTATTATGTGCCAATTCTTTTTctagatatatgctcaaaaattcaaggtatatatacatatatatatagcgTGTGtaatgtatatgcacatataatatacaataaatatgCACCATATATAGTGGGTTTAAATGATCATTTTGACTTTTTTAGACAAAATTTCTCTATTGAATAGCTCTCAAACCGGCCTAGAATtatttgtgtagcccaggctggccaagaCTTGTAATCTTCTCGCCTAAGCTTCCTGAGTCctcaggattacaggtatgtggtAGCATGGCCAGTTCAAATAAGTGTTTGTTCATGTTCAAAGAAGCATTATTCCAATGAATAAAACATGAATGCAACCCATGAACCCTTTTTCAATTGAACGTAGAAAGAAAATGCAGTATAGAATTACTGAAGAATAGTTTTCAGTGTTAAAGAGGAGGGATATTTTGACACGTGATGAAACTTAGATGCAACTTGAGACATGAAAactggtttaaaaaacaaaaacaaacaaacaaaaaacaccaccaCAAACATTTTACAATTCTGATTATGGCGCTTACTTTCCTTATCATTCTGACAAAATACTGGGCAGTGAACAACTTGAGAGCAAAAAGAGTTACTTAGGTTGACATTTCAGAAAGTTCAGCCCACAGTCCCTTGGCTCCATGTGCTAAGGCAGAATATTATGGTGGCCAGAACATGTTGGGatcagtgagaccccagatcctgaatttcttgtaaacagcttgttttcccctgatctgagtgcctacagctgctctgagcactagaccttcaggagttcctgatggcaggagagtggtttctggtgggtttggctggggcgtggctatctctatataatctgcccctgaacacaataaagggggcattcttggggaattcaaggatgacccgtgtcgctgtctctctgtctgtgtgtgtctgtgtattttaacctctagcccctttcccgaagctcggtaactgggtgccagcgcacagagcgcagacacgggggcgcggtgcgcggcaaGAACATACGGAAGgggctgtttttctcttcttggtGGATAAAGCGGAGGGTGTGACAGAAGGGTTCACAGACTGGACATCTGCAAGGGACTGTTCCCGGGCATCTCCTCTTGTAGCTTCGGGTCATAGTCTAAATTTTCCACCACCTCAAAAGATAGTGCTACCTCCTACTCAAGTGTTCGCGATATGATCCGTATTCGAGCTCTAACATATGAGGAAGACAGAATAGTCATCAGGATGGTGGCTTCTGGGGACCGGAGAGCGCTGACAGCACCTCCAGCTTACACTAGAGCCACAGAGTGAGGACAGCTGCCGACATGAATGCAGGGCCATACTGAACCGGCACAATGGCAAATGTGATGTTATAGAACTGACCACAgtgagagaaagcaaagaaatatgGGTTCCCAGCGGTACCCACCCCCAAATTCAGATGTTCCCATGAAAAAGGCAAGCCGCTATAAGCCAGAGGCTACTTTAGATTTGAAATTTAAGTGTGATTATTAAAAGAATCAAGAGTAACTTTGTTCTCATTGCCAAGGATGAAATAAATAAGGCAGCTGCAAATGAAAAAGCTCTCTGAACACTGTGTTCACACTTAGGAGAGATAAAAAATATCCACTTGAAGGTCTCTGCTAGAAGAATGCTACAGATTGAGGCAACAAAACATGATTTGCTGTTGCTGGACTCCCTGGGCTCCCTCCATTGGTAAGCCTCTGTCTCTCTAGGATGGGGAAGGGGACAggctttcttaaaaacaaaccaaccaaagtTGGGGAGGAACCGGCTCAGAGCTGGCCTGGTCAGTCTGGTCTCACTTTCTGCTACACTTCTTTGCCTATTTTCCCATATTGCATGGTATCTGTGGAGGAGAATTCAGCCCAAAGAGAAAGCTATCTAGATAACAGTTCATTTCCCAGGGAGAGGCCAGGAGACTAAGCCTCTCTACTCTGTGGAGTCTTTCAGGATCTCAGCTTCCTTCTTTAGGGTACTTTCTCCTTGTTAGGTTTTCAGGTTCAAGAGGAGAAGGGGGCACTGTGTGGAGCTGACCCTTAAGCAAGAGTTTTGCTAACTATTGGCAGGGGTCTGAAGAAGTTTCAGGCTCCTCCCTCTAGGCAGGCAGAGCCTGTTCCTTTCAGGTCCCTGGAGAGGCAAGTAAAGAGGAAGGGCTGTATCTCAAGGAACCCGGTCCAAGGTCAGTCAGTAACTAGACTAAGAGACACAATTATTTTCTTGCATTTCTGGCATAAACAAGTGCTTGGAAGTCCCAAGGACGTTTCTGGACAAGGGCTTTTCAAAGAACAAAGGGACCTAGTTAGTACACAATAGGACAGTGGTCCTGTCTTGTGTGCTGTCCTCTGTTTAGGGCCTTGCTACCCAGAGGGGCACATTAACAGGGAGGGAAAGACTTGCTCCCTGTCTATGTGCCCTGACACTCCTGTTTTTAGAAGAAGCTGTATTtcagttagagagagagagagagagagagagagagagagagagagagagagagagaacacaggccaaggcagaagtTCTCAACATATAGAGGGGACGAGGGGCAGCTTATTGGGGAGGCTTATGGCAATATGCCATGACCAGGCACAGGGTCACCTAGGATGATGTCAGCTTGTATGAGAGGGGCTGGCTGCAAATTGCAGGGATAGGGGACGGGGAGGTCAGAGGCCATCGCTTGAACATACCAAAGGGGAAATACTGGACATCAGTCGTTGTGTTGGCTACACGTGGACAGACAGACATTTTGAAGAACCACGCTGAGAGTATCTCCAGTCAGACAGCAGGAACCTGTTTACTCCAGACTTTCCACAGCATCTCACGCCTCCTGCTGGACAGGGCCAGGCAGGGTTTGGATCCTGCACGCAGGCCCTAAGTCTCCTCTGACCTTGTTGAAGCCACTTACAGCCCAGGTCATTCCACAAGCTGTTCACAGCACTGTTATTCGTCAGGGTGAGGCTGAGTGGATTCTCCGCAGAGTGGATCTTCATCTCCCAGAGAGCTCTCTAGAACTTCTTCTGCCTATGGCCTGTGCCACAGCCTTGTTCCAGCTGGTTCAAATATTCTCTGTACCCAAGGAATTAATAGATTCCATCAAGAGGAGTAGTTTAGGATGGAGCCCCTGACTTCCTCTGCTCACCTGTTACCTGGGGCTGCCTGTTCAGATCTACCAGTGAGTTTTCTAGTAGTCAGCCCACAGGCAGTCAGAGgacctctgcttctctctctctctctctctctctctctctctctctctctctctctctctctctctttctctctctcctctcagcctCACTTACTCCCCAACTTCACAGAAACGGTCAAGTATTtactgtgcctctgcctccccactgagTTAATTTTTGACTTTATGACCCTGAGCCCCCTGAGCTGTACATATGTGTTCctgcgtgtgcacatgcgcacacatgtatgtggaggtgaGAAGCTGACGTCTGGTGTCTTCATCATCCCTTTGTATGTGGAGTTTAAGACGTCTCTCTCCCAGATCCCGGAGTCTGCTGAGTCAGCTGGACTGGCCGCAGGAGTCCGCGAGATCCTCATGTCACCGCCTCCCCAGCGCTGGCTCTTATAAAAACCTTCTCATAAGAGTTAGCACTGAGATCCTAATGTTGCTCTAGAAGATACTTATTAAGTGAACCATCCCTCCTGCCATCTTGTGTCTgttttaaacattcatttatcACTGATGCTAAGAACCTGGAAAAGGGAGCCTTGGTTCTCAGGTAACATTGGTAGGGTTTTGTCTTTGAGGTTCTACCACGGGTGCCACGATGACTTGGAAGACATTTGAGCCACCCTCTTGTACCAAAACACACATGAGGCATGAGCTGGGCCAGGGCTGAAACCAGTGAACTGGGCAGTTGAGCGTTTGACTCTTAGGtctttgggtcctctgcagaatCTGTCAAGGGCCTCTCTGGACAGAATCCTGTTGTCCCTTAGAATTAGGAGAGGTGTCTTGTCCCTCCTGGCTACTGTGTTGTTGAGTTCAGGGGGTCTGTCCATGATGGTAGAACCCTTTCAGTATCGCAAGCCCTTTGTATCTGATTCTTGGATTCTTAGAACTAATTCACAAATAAGGCCAAAGTACTCATTAATTCATATAGTCACTAACTTGTTGACCAAAGGGCTGGGTCCCGGTGgtcatttgaatgagaatggccccataggctcatatgtttaggtgcttggtccccagttagtggagctgtttgggaaggattaggaggtgtgaccttgctggagaaggtgtgtcactgggggtctGCTTAgagatttcaaaagctcatgccattcctagctagctctccttctgcctcctgcttgtagatcagatgtcagctctcagctactgacccagcaccacgcctgcctgTCTGCTTATCTGCTGCCACGTCCCTCGCCATGATGATCACAGTCTTCCCCTCTGAAACTGCAATCCTTCattcaatgctctcttctgtaagttgctgcaaagttgttgtgaagagacaccatgaccatggcaactcttataaaggaaacatataatggggcggggtggggggaggctcgtttacagtttcagaggttcatggCCGGGAGCATGacggcaggcaggcagacatgatactggagctgagagtgccgcatcttgactcagaggccacaggaagtggactgactgCCACACTGAGCGAaacttgagaaaagagacctcagagcccGCCCCCACAATTAcacacttctccaacaaggccacacctcctaatagtgccactgcctttgggggccactttcgtttaaaccaccacagttgccttggtcatggtgtttgtcacagcaataggaaggtaGCTACGACAGCCCCCCACGTGCTCCCAAAGAAACACCAGGGAGTGTCTGGGCCTGTCCCGGGTCGGGTCGTTCCCACTCCACTGCACCTGTGCCTCCAGGCTGTGAGGACAATAAAGCCTGGAGTTTGTCACACTGGCAGGGTCTTTTCTTCCAGTGATGGGGACAATAGATTCTCGGGTTGAGAGAGTGCCTTTTTATCCCTACGTTGAGATCTGAGCCTCACTGAATGACTGATTCCCACAGTCTAGATGTGAAAACCCAtccacaaggaaaagaaaagggcagAACCGGTCCTAGCTAGCTCGTCTCCAGGGATACTGCCAACTTCCTGAGGATccagcagggggcagagggagcaggtCTGCCAATCATCGTCTTTGGTATCTGAAAACTTAGACCCGCCTCCGGATTATAGATCCTGAGCTTGGATTGGCTTTCATTTCCTCTGTCATGGTGGGCTGGGCTTTATGGTTGGGTGGTTGTCTCGTTTAGGGGCGGGGCAGAGCTGCTCTGGAAGCGTTTTCAGACACTTGATGCTGGGCACCGCTATCTGAAAGAGGAGTCTTTTCTGACCGTGGCCTGACTGCACAGTCTCCAAGGCTGGACTAGAAATCATGCCCGTGACTCTGGGCTATTGGGATATCCGTGGTGTGAGTGAAAGGTTGGGTCGCTAGGTGGGAAGAGCCCAGGGTCAGAACACAAAGGAAGATTCTCTTGAGCCCTTTACCTGCCTCTGTCAGAACCACCCTGCGCAATCGGTCCCCTccccttgcctccctccctctcccccacctctctttgTAGTAAAAGGTGGGGAGGCTTTCCTAGAGGAGGCGAAGGCACTAACTGTGACTTTTGTTACCGGCCGTCTCTCTCAGCTGGGTCACGCCATCCGCCTGCTCCTGGAATACACAGAGACAAGCTACGAAGAGAAGAGATATGCCATGGGGGACGGTAATGACGCTCTTCTGGCCAAGTTCTTCCTCCAGCTCTGCCCATTGGTGCCCAGCGGCTTCTGCCTAGTTCCCTATTTCTCAGCTCCGTAGCTCTCCTCCAGACGAACCCAGAGCGTATCCCTTCTAGAGACTTCTTTGAGGGTGCAGCTTTGCTTTACAACACAGAATCTTGGTTGTGGGATGTTGGCCCTTTTCTGGCTGTAATCGGGTGAGGTTCACCCAGCACTGGCCTAGTGCTTTTGTAAGCCTTGGCGATGTAAGGCCTACAGCCCTTAAGGCCCTATTCAAGCGCACAGCTCTGGGATGGAAGGGTTACTGGGTCAGACTGCATATTCCCTGCACCAGGGGTCCTGCCCTCCTTGGAAGGGTTCTGGGGAAGGAGGCTTAGAGGCAGATGATCTTTTTGTCACATCCTCTTGTCTACAGCTCCTGATTATGATCGAAGCCAGTGGCTGAATGACAAATTCAAGCTGGGCCTGGATTTTCCCAATGTAGGTGCAGGGAAGGGAGGTTTGGGGAAGACATGGCATCCTCACCTCATCTCTTTGCCTGGATGAGGGGGTTTGGGGTCAGAGCTTCTGCTCTCCTGCTCCCATTCCTGGTGGCTGGGCAGTGTGATGGGCTGTGCCCCAGCTCTCTTTCGTTCGGTGTGCAGTGTGTTCATAGAAGGCACACTGAATGTCAGACCCCATGTCTGTCCCCACCCAGGGAAGGGATGGATGGACCCCTCATCACATCTAACTCTCCCTGCTTGTCTTTCCAGCTGCCCTACTTAATTGATGGGCCCTACAAGATCACTCAGAGCAACGCCATCCTGCGCTACCTTGGCCGCAAGCACAACCTGTGTGAGTGGGGCTGGCTGCAGGGTGGGGCATGGAGGTCATCCCCCTGGGCTTGTCTGGGGTGAGGTGCTgaggctgtgtgctgtgtgtgctgcaggtgGAGAGACGGAGGAGGAGAGGGTTCGTGTGGACATTGTGGAGAAACAGGTCATGGACACCCGCATTCAGATGGGCACGCTCTGCTACAGCCCTGACTTCGTGAGTTCCCACTCTGTGACATAGGCTGGGTTTGCAGGAGGAGTGAAGAGCTTATGTTCACATCCACAGCTGTGACTTCGTGAGTTCCCACGCTGTGACGTAGGCTGGGTGTGCAGGAGGAGTGAAGGGCTTGTGTTCACATCCACACTGTTCCTCTGGAATTTGAACCCACCCATACTGATTTCCCAGGCTTTCCTATCCTAACAACATGTTGAGCTGCCAACTCACCCTCATTTTGTCAATGAACACTACGTATCAATTGCAAGAAGTTGCGAGGTGTTGTCATGACACCCACGGTTGGAAACTCATttcctacagagtgaattcctgggttcagttctcttCAAATTTGAGCTTGTACCTCCTTGTCCAGTTCACACACCAACTACCACTCCTGGAGTTCACAGATGAAAGTCAGAGCGAAAGAAGTCATGGGTGTTCAGGAACATACCCAGCAGCTTTCCTGCAGCTGAGTCCCCAGTAGGAGCAAAAATGAGGGCCTCTTGCTAAAAGGCAGCTTATGGTCAGCCGGAGGACCACTGTCCCTTGCAACATCCGACCCTGTTCAACTGTATTTGCCCTACTCGATGTTTGAAAATTTGTCCTCGTACCATCTCTTAGAACtcacttcttctcttctcttgaaATGGTTAAgtactttgcttttctgcttctaCTGGCCCTCTCGATCAAGAAGTAGGAGATACCCACGAAGTCCTAGGTTAGATGTCAGTCGTGACAGATGCAGGGACAGTGTGGCATTCCCATCTAACTTCTGATCATCCCTGAGAGATGAGGCCCGTTAGCAGACAGGAGTCTAACCATGCAAACAGTGAGACATCAGACGGTGATAGCCCAGTCTTATTAAGGAGCCTGCTCCTTTGCACAGCCCCGTGAGGCCACTCTTCCTCCATTGGGGCCTGAATGAGGGTGTGACAGCTGTTTTCTGCTTCAGGAGAAACGGAAGCCAGAGTTCTTGAAGAGCCTCCCAGGTCAGTTGAAGCTCTACTCTGAGTTCCTGAGTCAGCGGCCATGGTTTGCAGGGGACAAGGTAAGGAGGGTAAAAagtgaggagaagaaggaggaggaggaggaggaggaggaagaggaggaggaggaggaggaggaggaggaggaggaggaggaggaggaggaaaaggagaaggaggaaaaggagaaggaggaggagctgcCATTGTTTCCAGGCTACCAGGTCCCATCCCACTGACCCCGCTTCCTGCAGATCACCTTTGCGGATTTCCTCGTCTATGATGTCCTGGACCAGCACCGTATATTTGAGCCCACGTGCCTGGATGCTTTCCCCAACCTGAAGGACTTTGTGGCCCGCTTTGAGGTGATGTCTTGATCCTCCTTCTTCTTGGAtgccctttctttccccctttctagGATACTTCTCTAGTTCTGAGGGttaaaagaagaataagaaggatCTATTGAGCCCTGGCTTTCTGCCAGGACCCAAGTTCAGCCTCTTAGGTTTGTGGAGTCAATTTGTCATTGCAATAGTAAACTGGATAGAATTAGATGTCCCACTGGACTAATAAGGGATCTGAGACTGTGGAGGACAAGCTGTTTGCTCAAGGTCCTAGTTCCAGCAGAGACTGTTCTGGGCTCCTGATTGCCTTTGGCATCTCTGATTTGTGCAAAGGGGAAAGTCAGGCCTTTGTACAGCATGGGCTTCCTGCTCAGGACCTGTGGCATGCAGAACATGTGAAGAATGTCTTTGTTCCTGCAACCATTGGGCAGAGACCAAGGCAGACTGATGTGCAGAACCAAAACATACTCAGTAGTCACACCTGGCCTGCAGAATGATGCAGTCGGCCTTGATTATGAATAGGGAAGCAGGGTGATCCCGGCCCGCTCCCGGGGATGAACTTATCTTGAGTTCTTTCGGTGGGTGTACTCTtgcctccccctcttctttcatATCTTATGTTCCTCTATGAAACGAGgccatacttttatttttattcagtttcttTGATTATCCCCTGTGTGTGGCCCAACAGGACATGCAAAAAATGTCCCTCCATCGTGGGACTGGGAGCAGCTGAAAGCAGTAAGCATGGCAGAGATGCATGTGATATTAGTAATTGCCTGGCACTCATCTCACAGTGACTCAGAGCCATGCTGAATTTTCTGGTTTCACATGAACAAGACCAGATTCGAAAATTAGAGCCATTAGCATAGCAACAGCTCTTGGCCTGGAAGTGTTTCTCCTTCTCCACTCTCCATGAAGGGATGCGTTCATTTTTTAGTTCTGGTCCACCTAGAGTGGTCTTGGGAGTGTGTAAGAACCGGCCTGGCAGAGGAGTGGGGTGTTTGCGGAGAAGCCCTTGTTCTGAGCGCAGATAGATGGCTGTGGCTCCTTGGGGGCTGGTAGCTCCAGCTCTCTGTTGGTCTGTAAAAATGATCTGTGCATTCTTTGCTGAGGTGCCCTGTAACACACTCTCCTGAATCAGAGCTAGAGATGAGGTTAGCTGGGGCTCAGGGAGAGTGTGCCCAGAGCTCAAAAGAAGCTTCAGGCGAGAGTTGGAGCTGACCACTCCTTGCAGACCCATTACCCCTCTCCGTTCACATTCAGGGTTTGCTGAATCCCTGGGTGGGACCTGGACTCTCTTCTAAGCCATATGTGCAAGTACTCAGCCCTTTTGGTTTTCTGGAtccttgcttcttttcattatagACATGGCAATCCAGCCAGGAGTCACAGTGCCCTCTATGGGATGCAGGGGGGAGTGCAGCGTGGCGGGCACAGAGCATGGGAGAGTGAGGAAGTTTCTTAACCTCTGGGTACCTCAGCATCCCTGCTAAATGGTGATGGTGGGACTGATTTTGCAGGGTGGTTGGATGGATTTTCTGCATCTGGATTTTAAACTCTCTTGGATGTTCCTAGAGTGAGTTTGCCCACCTGAGAGCCTGCTTTCTCATTCCTGCCGTAGGGCTTGAAGAAGATCTCTGCCTATATGAAGAGCAACCGCTTCCTCCCGAGTCCTTTGTACTTAAAACAGGCCATGTGGGGTAACAAGTAGGACCCACATTGCTGGTGCT
The nucleotide sequence above comes from Microtus pennsylvanicus isolate mMicPen1 chromosome 7, mMicPen1.hap1, whole genome shotgun sequence. Encoded proteins:
- the LOC142855046 gene encoding glutathione S-transferase Mu 6 isoform X1, giving the protein MPVTLGYWDIRGLGHAIRLLLEYTETSYEEKRYAMGDAPDYDRSQWLNDKFKLGLDFPNLPYLIDGPYKITQSNAILRYLGRKHNLCGETEEERVRVDIVEKQVMDTRIQMGTLCYSPDFEKRKPEFLKSLPGQLKLYSEFLSQRPWFAGDKITFADFLVYDVLDQHRIFEPTCLDAFPNLKDFVARFEGLKKISAYMKSNRFLPSPLYLKQAMWGNK
- the LOC142855046 gene encoding glutathione S-transferase Mu 6 isoform X4; the protein is MPMTLGYWNVRGLTHPIRLLLEYTDSSYEEKRYVMGDAPNFDRSQWLSEKFNLGLDIPNLPYLIDGPHKITQSNAILRYLARKHNLCGETEQERIRVDTLENQVMDTRIHLMIVCCNPDFEKQKAEFLKAIPDKMKIYSEFLGKRPWFAGDKITFADFLIYDVLDQHRIFEPTCLDAFPNLKDFVARFELGHAIRLLLEYTETSYEEKRYAMGDAPDYDRSQWLNDKFKLGLDFPNLPYLIDGPYKITQSNAILRYLGRKHNLCGETEEERVRVDIVEKQVMDTRIQMGTLCYSPDFEKRKPEFLKSLPGQLKLYSEFLSQRPWFAGDKITFADFLVYDVLDQHRIFEPTCLDAFPNLKDFVARFEGLKKISAYMKSNRFLPSPLYLKQAMWGNK
- the LOC142855046 gene encoding glutathione S-transferase Mu 6 isoform X3; the encoded protein is MPVTLGYWDIRGLGHAIRLLLEYTETSYEEKRYAMGDAPDYDRSQWLNDKFKLGLDFPNLPYLIDGPYKITQSNAILRYLGRKHNLCGETEEERVRVDIVEKQVMDTRIQMGTLCYSPDFEKRKPEFLKSLPGQLKLYSEFLSQRPWFAGDKITFADFLVYDVLDQHRIFEPTCLDAFPNLKDFVARFEGGWMDFLHLDFKLSWMFLE